In Polaromonas sp. JS666, one genomic interval encodes:
- a CDS encoding phosphatase PAP2 family protein — protein sequence MSQLGGFGGFGGFGGFGGFGGFGGFGGFGGFGGFGGSGNLPALGANGFPQNPYTLISSRDATLVPLDLGSYPVVLPPVDDPAAMQRWEPWVRAYVAQAALLEPLAFSKVGTDGAGLWHVETNVGSPPDAPPALTVTPKPLARLNRPGVPAFKEQVKKVLSWADLREERAAEIVAQIDPQFAFWGSVVYLHPSRTPRTIELMNIALLLAVNVEMQFKHALACWRPIEYSAQIQPIITTPGHGALPSGHATQAYIVAHVLQRLLDLPDSHPVSEQLQRQSARIATNRVVAGVHFPADSLAGRLLGETLGEYFVARCETGSEWTPRFFDGTVMTGQEDLMPPTQPLDGPDAPPFYKPFGTNDTAAVSGVLKYMWNKALKEWEDVKFK from the coding sequence ATGAGTCAACTAGGCGGGTTCGGGGGATTTGGCGGCTTTGGAGGGTTTGGTGGCTTCGGAGGGTTCGGGGGATTTGGCGGCTTCGGAGGGTTTGGTGGATTTGGCGGTTCGGGAAACCTTCCCGCCCTGGGCGCAAATGGTTTCCCACAAAACCCCTACACCCTGATTTCCAGCAGAGATGCCACCTTGGTCCCCCTGGATCTGGGGTCCTACCCTGTGGTTCTGCCACCGGTGGACGATCCTGCGGCCATGCAGCGCTGGGAGCCTTGGGTACGTGCTTATGTTGCACAAGCTGCGCTGCTGGAGCCGCTGGCGTTTTCAAAAGTCGGCACGGATGGCGCCGGGCTGTGGCATGTGGAGACCAATGTCGGCAGCCCTCCTGATGCCCCTCCCGCATTGACGGTGACGCCCAAGCCCCTCGCCAGGCTTAACCGCCCGGGGGTTCCCGCGTTCAAGGAGCAGGTCAAAAAAGTCCTGTCCTGGGCGGACTTGCGTGAGGAGCGCGCAGCAGAGATCGTGGCGCAGATTGACCCGCAGTTCGCATTCTGGGGTTCCGTCGTGTACCTGCACCCGTCACGCACGCCGCGAACGATCGAGCTCATGAACATCGCGCTGCTGCTGGCAGTCAATGTGGAAATGCAGTTCAAGCATGCGCTGGCCTGCTGGCGTCCGATTGAATATTCGGCACAAATCCAGCCCATCATCACCACGCCGGGTCATGGCGCCCTGCCCAGCGGGCACGCCACGCAGGCCTATATCGTCGCGCATGTGCTGCAGCGCCTGCTGGACCTGCCCGACTCCCATCCGGTGAGCGAGCAATTGCAGCGCCAGTCCGCCCGCATTGCCACCAACCGTGTCGTCGCGGGCGTGCATTTCCCGGCAGACAGCCTTGCCGGCCGTTTGCTGGGTGAAACGCTTGGTGAGTATTTTGTGGCGCGCTGCGAGACCGGAAGCGAATGGACACCGCGTTTCTTTGACGGCACCGTGATGACCGGTCAGGAAGACCTGATGCCGCCTACCCAGCCGCTGGATGGGCCCGATGCCCCGCCGTTTTACAAACCCTTTGGCACCAATGACACGGCGGCAGTTAGCGGCGTGCTCAAGTACATGTGGAACAAGGCTCTGAAAGAGTGGGAAGACGTGAAGTTCAAATGA
- a CDS encoding S8 family serine peptidase: MSWQPIAHGAHVNWAQPDPLTGLDPYLVWADGCGFAPYGGLKPPGKIATLIELKAGKTVADLVAQSGGGVQLADIPGVYRAPGAQPRFLTAWPTAAFFERLKTTLEDVVARAEISLPVVPERPKFAPPAAPTCGPAVDRGIQRKTLIGVIDDGCAFAHYHLRDSAGNTRVCRLWDQEQHGAFAHQGVVPTDFGRGHEVSGAQLQNLIDQFTRNDALDEDACYATADYDRLRRAATHGAHITDVFAGQVPVGSLVGSATMPPSWADANDVASSDEAGIVFVQLPRACLQDPSGAWLDVHVLDALRYILSCADGETEQIIINLSFGPQRGPNDGTAMLEKAFDELGAEFPSLTLTVAAGNSFSTRGHAMFELEAGVSKTLHWQVMPGDETPSFVQLWLPQDAHQVEVKITPPGLPASPWIKPGDAIVSPSTANPSCGVIYAPHTSRGNHGTMVLVALSPCSSFKSKPLAPHGIWMVEVNNKAATPLSQPVHAWVDRDDFNLGTMVRGRQSYFVDPLYDPLRYLKSATDDTPGSAALVRRRGTLTGIATGTGALVAAGYRHSDRKHVRYSSAGPTRGPRVGPDCGAVTDQSRSLPGLLAAGTRGASVVRLVGTSVAAPQLARWAANEKPPPGPVPPLNPDPQLEGSGLLPL, translated from the coding sequence ATGAGCTGGCAACCCATAGCCCACGGGGCCCATGTCAACTGGGCCCAGCCTGACCCCCTGACGGGGCTGGACCCCTACCTGGTCTGGGCCGATGGCTGCGGCTTTGCGCCCTATGGCGGCCTGAAACCGCCTGGCAAGATTGCCACGCTGATCGAGCTCAAAGCGGGCAAGACGGTGGCTGACCTGGTGGCGCAGTCCGGCGGTGGCGTGCAACTTGCCGATATTCCGGGCGTTTATCGCGCGCCAGGCGCACAGCCGCGGTTTTTAACGGCCTGGCCGACGGCAGCCTTCTTCGAGAGACTGAAAACCACGCTGGAAGACGTCGTGGCGCGCGCGGAAATCAGCCTGCCCGTGGTACCCGAACGTCCGAAGTTCGCTCCGCCCGCCGCCCCTACCTGCGGCCCGGCCGTTGATCGGGGCATTCAGCGCAAAACCCTCATCGGGGTGATTGACGATGGCTGCGCGTTCGCCCACTACCACTTGCGCGACTCGGCCGGCAACACGCGGGTCTGCCGGCTGTGGGACCAGGAGCAGCATGGCGCGTTTGCGCACCAGGGCGTGGTGCCCACAGACTTTGGCCGCGGCCATGAAGTCTCGGGAGCCCAGTTGCAAAACCTCATTGACCAATTCACCCGTAACGATGCGCTGGACGAAGACGCCTGCTACGCCACCGCCGACTACGACCGCCTGCGCCGAGCCGCCACGCATGGCGCGCATATCACCGATGTCTTCGCCGGCCAGGTGCCGGTGGGCTCGCTGGTCGGCAGTGCCACCATGCCGCCCAGCTGGGCCGACGCCAACGACGTTGCTTCCAGTGATGAGGCGGGCATCGTCTTTGTGCAGTTGCCCCGTGCCTGCCTGCAGGACCCTTCCGGCGCGTGGCTGGACGTGCATGTGCTGGACGCCCTTCGCTACATCCTGAGTTGTGCCGACGGGGAGACCGAGCAAATCATCATCAACCTGAGTTTCGGCCCGCAGCGCGGCCCCAATGACGGTACGGCGATGCTGGAAAAAGCGTTCGATGAACTGGGGGCGGAGTTTCCCAGCCTCACGCTGACCGTGGCGGCCGGCAACAGCTTTTCGACACGAGGGCACGCCATGTTCGAGCTCGAGGCGGGTGTCAGCAAGACCCTGCATTGGCAAGTCATGCCCGGCGATGAAACGCCCAGCTTTGTCCAGCTCTGGCTACCGCAGGACGCGCATCAGGTGGAAGTCAAAATCACACCGCCCGGCCTGCCTGCCAGCCCGTGGATCAAACCGGGCGATGCCATCGTATCGCCCAGCACGGCGAACCCCTCCTGCGGCGTGATCTACGCGCCGCATACCTCGCGCGGCAATCACGGCACCATGGTGCTGGTGGCCCTGTCGCCCTGTTCCAGCTTCAAGAGCAAGCCGCTTGCACCACACGGTATCTGGATGGTTGAAGTCAACAACAAGGCAGCAACGCCGCTGAGCCAGCCGGTTCATGCCTGGGTAGACCGTGACGACTTCAACCTGGGCACCATGGTCCGGGGCCGGCAGTCTTACTTTGTGGACCCGCTGTACGACCCTTTGCGCTACCTGAAATCGGCCACTGACGATACGCCAGGCAGCGCTGCGCTGGTACGCCGGCGCGGTACTTTGACCGGCATTGCCACCGGAACCGGGGCGCTGGTTGCGGCAGGTTACCGTCACAGCGACCGCAAGCATGTGCGCTACTCGTCGGCCGGACCGACACGCGGACCACGAGTGGGCCCCGATTGCGGCGCTGTCACCGATCAGAGTCGCAGCCTGCCGGGGCTGTTGGCGGCCGGCACGCGGGGAGCCTCAGTGGTTCGGTTGGTGGGCACCAGTGTGGCAGCACCCCAATTGGCACGCTGGGCTGCCAACGAAAAGCCGCCACCAGGGCCGGTTCCGCCGCTGAACCCGGATCCCCAGCTCGAGGGTAGCGGCTTGCTGCCGCTTTAA
- a CDS encoding Crp/Fnr family transcriptional regulator has protein sequence MSSFTASGEDLYARLPPELRALAVRGMVRSYPKKAVVINEAEIGDSLFVLLKGSVKVFSMDESGREITFGRIHAGDYFGEMSLDGGPRSASVITVEPCTCAVVNRTEVGEHLASAPEFALNLVMRVIRRARDATEAARNMALLDVYGRLIAVLEKQDGLTTSTTAAGVTLEAITHQEIASRVGASREMVSRLLKDLEKGGYIEMETKRITLLKKLPLRW, from the coding sequence ATGAGTTCATTTACCGCCTCAGGCGAGGACCTGTACGCCCGTTTGCCCCCCGAATTGCGTGCGCTGGCCGTGCGCGGCATGGTGCGCAGCTACCCCAAAAAGGCGGTGGTGATCAACGAAGCCGAAATTGGCGACAGCCTGTTTGTGCTGCTCAAGGGCAGCGTCAAGGTGTTTTCGATGGACGAAAGCGGCCGGGAGATCACTTTCGGCAGGATTCATGCGGGTGACTATTTTGGTGAAATGTCGCTCGATGGCGGGCCCCGCTCGGCGTCGGTGATCACCGTGGAGCCCTGCACCTGTGCCGTCGTCAACCGCACCGAAGTGGGTGAGCACCTGGCCAGCGCGCCCGAGTTTGCCCTTAATCTGGTGATGCGGGTCATCCGCCGCGCGCGCGACGCCACGGAGGCTGCGCGCAACATGGCGCTGCTGGACGTGTATGGCCGGCTCATCGCGGTGCTTGAAAAGCAGGATGGCCTGACAACCAGCACCACGGCTGCCGGCGTCACGCTCGAAGCCATCACGCACCAGGAAATCGCCAGCCGCGTCGGCGCCTCCCGCGAGATGGTCAGCCGCCTGCTCAAAGACCTGGAAAAGGGCGGTTACATCGAGATGGAAACCAAGCGCATTACGCTGCTCAAGAAGCTGCCCCTGCGCTGGTAG
- a CDS encoding helix-turn-helix transcriptional regulator, whose protein sequence is MQTMLDNGLLNASLPLAPGGLDAATDNEPDLMALLMDELAHGVLVINVQGRIFHANQAARRELARGFVLNASHGELKVVSSTDATALQVALGKAVDGKRSLLKLTASGADVMLAVIPLNRQMGAPCERIALFLSRPGVCDSGVFGSFARSHGLTHTEEQVLASLCRCLSTPEIALQMKVAVSTVRSHVRSLCIKTASSGVRELVNRVAILPPIAPLPLGKMH, encoded by the coding sequence ATGCAAACAATGCTGGATAACGGCCTTTTAAATGCCAGTCTGCCGCTGGCTCCCGGTGGCCTGGATGCGGCCACGGACAATGAGCCGGACCTGATGGCCTTGCTGATGGATGAACTGGCCCATGGTGTGCTGGTCATCAACGTGCAGGGCCGGATTTTCCACGCCAACCAGGCGGCACGCCGCGAGCTTGCGCGTGGTTTTGTGTTGAACGCCAGTCATGGTGAACTCAAAGTCGTTTCATCCACCGATGCCACGGCACTCCAGGTTGCCTTGGGCAAAGCCGTGGACGGCAAACGCAGTCTGCTCAAGTTGACGGCTAGCGGCGCGGATGTCATGCTGGCCGTCATTCCCCTCAATCGCCAGATGGGGGCACCCTGCGAACGCATCGCGCTGTTTTTGTCGCGCCCGGGCGTCTGCGACTCGGGCGTTTTCGGCTCGTTTGCCCGCAGCCATGGCCTCACGCACACCGAAGAGCAGGTGCTGGCCTCGTTGTGCCGCTGCCTGAGCACCCCGGAAATCGCGCTCCAGATGAAGGTGGCTGTGTCAACCGTGCGCAGCCATGTTCGCAGCCTGTGCATCAAAACCGCTTCCAGCGGCGTTCGCGAGCTGGTCAACCGGGTGGCCATCCTGCCGCCCATTGCGCCCCTGCCACTGGGGAAAATGCACTGA
- a CDS encoding esterase/lipase family protein, with product MLAHLQRLITLTLVAAACGWLLYFGSSRPWLAMAGFLVITFGHAAFLAIEFMLLRVINKADPVPVPEATWKELLRAWLGETWTAPQVFCWRQPFRANAIPDQLAPHAVVHGRRGVVFVHGFFCNRGLWTPWLQRLQGRGHAFIALSLEPLFGSIDDYAPQIEEAVQQVTRATGLPPLLVCHSMGGLAARAWLKHMKAEARVFQVVTIGTPHSGTWLARFGHGHNSRQMRLLSDWQAQLDHQMPEDRHTLFTCWYSNCDNIVFPASTATLPGADNRLVRGAAHVQLAFLPPVMNATLAMLDDPLS from the coding sequence ATGCTGGCACATCTACAAAGACTCATCACCCTGACCCTGGTGGCCGCGGCCTGCGGCTGGCTGCTTTACTTCGGCAGCAGCAGGCCCTGGCTGGCCATGGCGGGGTTCCTGGTGATCACCTTTGGCCATGCGGCCTTTCTTGCCATCGAATTCATGCTGCTTCGGGTGATCAACAAGGCAGACCCGGTGCCGGTGCCTGAAGCCACCTGGAAAGAGCTTTTGCGTGCCTGGCTGGGCGAAACATGGACGGCGCCGCAGGTGTTCTGCTGGCGCCAGCCCTTTCGTGCCAATGCCATCCCGGACCAGCTTGCACCGCACGCCGTGGTCCACGGGCGGCGCGGCGTGGTGTTTGTGCATGGCTTTTTCTGCAACCGCGGTTTGTGGACTCCCTGGTTGCAACGCCTGCAGGGCCGGGGGCACGCCTTCATAGCCCTCAGCCTGGAGCCCCTGTTCGGATCGATCGACGACTATGCGCCGCAGATCGAAGAAGCCGTCCAGCAGGTCACCCGCGCCACCGGCTTGCCGCCGCTGCTGGTCTGCCACAGCATGGGCGGGCTGGCCGCCAGGGCCTGGCTCAAGCACATGAAAGCCGAGGCCCGGGTGTTCCAGGTGGTGACCATAGGAACGCCGCACAGCGGTACCTGGCTGGCGCGCTTCGGTCATGGCCACAACAGCCGCCAAATGCGTTTGCTGTCCGACTGGCAGGCGCAGCTGGACCATCAGATGCCCGAGGATCGCCACACGCTCTTTACCTGCTGGTATTCCAACTGCGACAACATCGTGTTTCCAGCCTCGACCGCCACCCTGCCCGGGGCCGATAACCGCCTGGTGCGCGGCGCCGCCCATGTGCAGCTGGCGTTTTTGCCACCCGTCATGAATGCCACGCTGGCCATGCTGGACGATCCGTTGTCCTGA
- a CDS encoding GMC family oxidoreductase, with translation MSQMSDPIREGIQRGWKVSGGALGPVPAKIVCDVAIIGSGAGAGITAELLAKAGLQVLIIEEGPLKSSSDFNQKESEAYPSLYQESAARKTEDKAINILQGRCVGGSTTVNWTSSFRTPPATLQFWQDRFGLSGYTAPALAPYFAQAEQRLNIQPWRVAPNENNDLLRRGAAALGIPVAVISRNVKDCWNLGSCGLGCPTNAKQSMLVTSIPAALDRGAQLLTETRAEKFEFANGKVTALICRAVAPNGALAPVNPSGEVIKIKAKHYVLAGGAINSPAVLLRSGAPDPHGRLGARTFLHPVVMSSSVFEQKVEAWNGAPQAIYSDHFLDTQPLDGPIGYKLEAPPLHPVIFASTVPGFGQGQHDLLTSFPHNHTLLALLRDGFHEESPGGKVKLRSDDSAVLDYPLTDYVMEGGRRALLSMMEIQFAAGARQVLPLHEMARPYTSWAQAREAVKALPMKPRLTKVVSAHVMGGCGLAGAERLGVTRPDGVHWQLDNLSIHDGSLFPTSIGANPQLSIYGAVNRLAQDLAKRLSGRDVALA, from the coding sequence ATGAGTCAAATGAGCGACCCGATCCGCGAGGGCATTCAGCGCGGCTGGAAAGTCTCGGGTGGCGCGCTGGGCCCTGTCCCGGCAAAAATTGTTTGCGATGTAGCCATCATTGGCAGTGGCGCGGGTGCCGGCATCACGGCCGAGTTGCTGGCCAAGGCCGGGCTGCAGGTGCTCATCATCGAAGAGGGGCCCTTGAAGAGCAGCAGCGACTTCAACCAGAAGGAGTCCGAAGCGTATCCTTCGCTCTACCAGGAAAGCGCTGCCCGCAAAACCGAAGATAAGGCCATCAACATCCTGCAGGGGCGCTGCGTCGGTGGTTCCACCACGGTCAACTGGACCAGTTCTTTTCGCACTCCGCCCGCCACGCTTCAATTCTGGCAAGACCGGTTTGGCCTGAGCGGCTACACCGCCCCAGCCCTGGCGCCGTACTTCGCGCAGGCCGAGCAGCGACTGAACATCCAGCCATGGCGCGTCGCGCCCAACGAGAACAACGACTTGCTGCGCCGCGGTGCGGCCGCGCTCGGGATTCCTGTCGCCGTCATTTCGCGCAATGTCAAAGACTGCTGGAATCTGGGGTCGTGCGGGCTGGGCTGCCCCACCAACGCCAAGCAGTCCATGCTGGTCACCTCCATCCCCGCCGCGCTCGATCGGGGCGCGCAGCTGCTAACCGAAACCCGCGCCGAGAAGTTTGAGTTCGCCAATGGCAAGGTGACCGCGCTGATTTGCCGGGCTGTCGCGCCTAATGGGGCATTGGCCCCTGTAAACCCATCAGGCGAAGTTATAAAAATAAAAGCAAAACACTACGTGCTGGCCGGTGGCGCCATCAACTCGCCGGCGGTGCTGCTGCGCTCGGGCGCACCCGACCCGCACGGCCGGCTGGGCGCCAGGACTTTCCTGCATCCCGTGGTGATGTCGTCCAGTGTGTTCGAGCAAAAAGTGGAGGCCTGGAATGGCGCGCCGCAAGCCATCTACTCCGATCATTTTCTGGACACCCAGCCACTGGACGGCCCCATCGGCTACAAGCTGGAGGCGCCGCCGCTGCACCCCGTGATTTTTGCGTCAACGGTGCCAGGCTTCGGCCAGGGGCAGCATGATCTGCTCACGTCATTTCCCCACAACCATACGCTGCTGGCGCTGCTGCGCGATGGCTTTCATGAGGAGTCGCCTGGCGGCAAGGTCAAGCTGCGCAGCGACGACTCCGCCGTGCTGGACTATCCGCTGACCGACTATGTGATGGAGGGCGGCCGCCGCGCGCTGCTGTCCATGATGGAAATCCAGTTTGCCGCGGGTGCCCGGCAGGTGTTGCCCCTGCATGAGATGGCGCGGCCCTACACCTCGTGGGCGCAGGCCCGTGAAGCCGTGAAGGCGCTGCCGATGAAACCCAGGCTCACCAAGGTCGTGAGCGCGCACGTCATGGGCGGCTGCGGACTGGCAGGCGCCGAGCGCCTGGGCGTGACGCGCCCCGACGGCGTGCATTGGCAGTTGGACAACCTGTCGATTCATGACGGCTCCCTGTTTCCCACCAGCATCGGTGCCAATCCGCAGCTGTCGATTTACGGCGCGGTGAACCGTCTCGCGCAGGATCTGGCCAAACGGCTGTCCGGTCGGGATGTCGCACTGGCCTGA
- a CDS encoding FFLEELY motif protein has protein sequence MNSTANDIQDALQAVAGIRQLHAADPALARASAEIKRFQARRFEATYVDLLHSPRYKTAASFFLQELYSDQDYTERDQQFARIANTIARIFPQPVVNTAAALAEAHALTEKLDDLMARQWLADKSTPSGGSECARYIRCWRRVGDAGARQRQLDMVLHLGHELNHLTRKPGLRMLLKMMRRPAAAAGLSSLQHFLEAGFDAFADMRGADDFLELIAKREAEWIRSLFESEAVTCETQLSHLLAAGARH, from the coding sequence ATGAACTCAACTGCAAACGATATCCAGGATGCGCTGCAAGCTGTAGCCGGGATTCGGCAGTTGCATGCGGCGGATCCCGCACTGGCACGGGCCAGCGCTGAAATCAAGCGTTTTCAGGCGCGCCGCTTTGAGGCCACTTACGTTGACCTTCTGCACAGCCCGCGCTATAAAACCGCTGCCTCCTTCTTCCTGCAGGAGCTGTACAGCGACCAGGACTACACCGAGCGTGACCAGCAGTTTGCCCGCATCGCCAACACCATCGCCAGGATCTTTCCGCAGCCCGTTGTGAACACGGCGGCTGCGCTGGCCGAGGCGCATGCGTTGACGGAGAAGCTGGACGACCTGATGGCCCGGCAGTGGCTGGCTGACAAGTCGACCCCTTCGGGCGGCAGCGAGTGCGCGCGCTACATCCGGTGCTGGCGCCGCGTGGGGGACGCGGGTGCACGGCAGAGGCAGCTCGACATGGTGCTTCACCTGGGGCACGAATTGAACCACCTGACGCGCAAGCCGGGACTGCGCATGCTGCTCAAGATGATGCGCCGGCCGGCAGCTGCTGCGGGGCTGAGTTCGCTGCAGCATTTTCTGGAAGCCGGCTTTGACGCTTTTGCCGACATGCGAGGGGCGGACGACTTCCTGGAGTTGATAGCCAAGCGTGAAGCAGAGTGGATTCGCTCGCTGTTTGAGAGCGAGGCTGTCACCTGCGAGACCCAATTGAGCCATTTACTGGCTGCCGGCGCACGGCATTAG
- a CDS encoding AMP-binding protein, translating into MNRHWLTSYPEGVPHEIDPEQFRSLNQLLEDSFRKNASKPFSVCMDRWMSYAQLDDLSSALGAWLQSLGLEPGARVAIMLPNIPQFAVTMAAVLRAGYTCVNVNPLYTARELEHQLKDSGATTIVILENFAGTLAEVVERTPVKNIVMASMGDLLGFWYGAWITFAVRHLAKLVPAYKLPLGDGRTVTTFSQAVADGAKRSLAPAQSNLDSIAFLQYTGGTTGLSKGAVLTHRNIVAAILQAEAWFTPALRRIGDVSTTNNIAALPLYHIFALTLCLLTMRWGAHLTLVPNPRDFGKFIEVLKKRPFHLLPGVNTLFNALLQHPQFKTVDFSSLCVSQAGGMAASAGTAKQWLQVTGCPMIEGWGMSETCAIGTNNPVTNREFTGTIGLPLPSIELAIKGEDGNSLAPGESGEICIRGPQVMTGYYRQPDENEKAFTRDGFMRTGDIGIMDERGYTKIVDRKKDMIIVSGFNVFPNELENVISLCPGVVECAAIGIADDKQGEAIKVFVVKNDPTLTEDDVSAYCKQHFTGYKRPKYIEFRDDLPKSNVGKILRRELRAAA; encoded by the coding sequence ATGAACAGGCATTGGCTCACAAGTTACCCCGAGGGCGTCCCTCACGAAATCGATCCGGAACAGTTCCGTTCGCTCAACCAGCTGCTGGAAGACTCCTTCAGGAAGAATGCGTCGAAACCGTTTTCGGTCTGCATGGACCGCTGGATGTCTTACGCCCAGCTGGATGACTTGTCGTCGGCCCTGGGGGCCTGGCTGCAAAGTCTGGGGCTGGAGCCGGGCGCACGGGTGGCCATCATGCTGCCCAACATTCCCCAGTTCGCGGTAACCATGGCAGCCGTGCTGCGTGCCGGCTATACCTGCGTGAACGTGAATCCGCTCTATACCGCGCGTGAACTGGAGCACCAGCTCAAGGACTCCGGCGCCACCACGATTGTCATTCTCGAAAACTTTGCGGGCACGCTGGCCGAAGTCGTTGAGCGGACGCCGGTCAAGAACATCGTCATGGCGTCCATGGGCGATCTGCTTGGCTTCTGGTACGGAGCCTGGATCACCTTTGCAGTCCGCCACCTGGCCAAGCTGGTACCGGCTTACAAGCTGCCGCTCGGTGACGGCCGTACCGTGACCACTTTCAGCCAGGCTGTTGCCGACGGCGCCAAGCGCTCGCTCGCGCCTGCGCAAAGCAATCTGGATTCGATCGCCTTTCTGCAGTACACCGGCGGGACCACGGGCTTGTCGAAGGGAGCGGTACTCACCCACCGCAATATCGTCGCCGCCATCTTGCAGGCCGAAGCCTGGTTTACTCCGGCGCTGCGGCGGATCGGCGATGTGAGCACAACGAACAACATTGCGGCACTGCCGCTGTATCACATCTTCGCGCTCACCCTGTGCCTGCTCACCATGCGCTGGGGCGCGCATTTGACACTGGTCCCGAATCCGCGTGACTTTGGCAAATTCATTGAGGTGCTGAAAAAGCGGCCCTTCCATTTGCTGCCGGGAGTCAACACCCTGTTCAATGCCTTGCTGCAGCATCCACAGTTCAAGACTGTGGACTTTTCCAGCCTGTGCGTCTCCCAGGCAGGTGGCATGGCGGCGTCTGCGGGTACCGCCAAGCAGTGGCTGCAAGTCACCGGCTGCCCCATGATCGAGGGCTGGGGCATGAGTGAGACCTGCGCCATCGGGACGAACAACCCGGTGACAAACCGGGAATTCACCGGCACCATCGGGTTGCCGCTACCCAGCATTGAGCTGGCCATCAAGGGCGAGGATGGCAACTCACTTGCGCCCGGCGAGTCGGGCGAGATCTGCATCAGGGGCCCGCAGGTGATGACCGGCTATTACCGCCAGCCAGACGAAAATGAGAAGGCGTTTACCCGCGACGGTTTTATGCGCACCGGCGACATCGGCATCATGGATGAGCGCGGGTACACCAAAATTGTGGACCGCAAGAAGGACATGATCATTGTTTCGGGTTTCAATGTCTTCCCGAATGAGCTGGAGAACGTGATTTCCTTGTGCCCCGGCGTCGTGGAGTGCGCGGCCATTGGGATCGCTGATGACAAGCAGGGCGAAGCCATCAAGGTGTTTGTCGTGAAGAACGACCCTACGCTGACTGAAGATGATGTAAGCGCCTATTGCAAACAGCATTTCACGGGCTACAAACGTCCCAAGTACATCGAATTTCGCGATGATCTTCCCAAATCCAATGTCGGGAAAATCCTCAGGCGCGAACTCCGCGCAGCGGCCTGA
- a CDS encoding MBL fold metallo-hydrolase: MTTPTLPGGMHVFERGWLSSNNILFVDGEDSLMVDSGYCSHSAQTLSLVEAALGGRSLDFLVNTHLHSDHCGGNAALQARYPDMETWIPPGHAQQVAQWDPVALTYQPTGQLCPRFGFDQTLQPGTQVPFGASNWQVHAATGHDPHSLVFFEPAERVLISADALWENGFGVVFPELEGVDAFAEVAATLDMIERLAPKTVIPGHGRVFAYTPEVLARARQRLDAFVSNPVKHAHHAAKVLLKFKLLETQRQSFDEFTQWATRTPYFMLLNEQFFGSVPLRPWIEHLCLELVSAGVARREGAYLLNA; the protein is encoded by the coding sequence ATGACCACGCCCACCTTGCCTGGCGGTATGCATGTTTTTGAGCGCGGATGGCTATCGTCCAACAATATCCTGTTTGTGGATGGCGAGGACAGCTTAATGGTGGACAGTGGCTACTGCAGCCACTCGGCACAGACGCTATCGCTGGTGGAGGCTGCACTGGGTGGACGAAGCCTTGATTTTCTCGTCAATACCCATTTGCACAGCGATCACTGTGGCGGCAATGCGGCTTTGCAGGCCCGTTATCCAGATATGGAAACATGGATCCCGCCCGGCCATGCACAGCAGGTCGCCCAGTGGGACCCGGTAGCCCTGACCTATCAGCCAACCGGTCAGCTTTGCCCGCGTTTCGGGTTCGACCAGACGCTTCAGCCAGGTACGCAAGTACCATTTGGCGCGAGCAATTGGCAGGTCCATGCGGCAACTGGACATGACCCCCACTCACTGGTATTTTTTGAACCTGCCGAAAGGGTGCTCATATCTGCCGACGCTCTGTGGGAAAACGGTTTTGGCGTGGTCTTTCCGGAGCTGGAGGGAGTCGATGCCTTTGCAGAGGTTGCCGCAACACTGGACATGATTGAGCGCCTGGCGCCGAAAACCGTGATCCCGGGGCACGGCCGGGTTTTCGCCTACACCCCCGAGGTCCTGGCTCGCGCACGCCAGCGCCTCGACGCCTTTGTCAGCAACCCCGTCAAACACGCACACCATGCGGCAAAGGTGCTGCTCAAATTCAAACTGCTCGAAACCCAAAGGCAATCCTTTGATGAATTCACGCAGTGGGCCACCAGGACGCCCTATTTCATGTTGCTCAATGAACAATTTTTTGGGAGTGTCCCGCTTCGCCCGTGGATAGAGCATCTGTGCCTGGAGCTGGTCAGCGCCGGCGTGGCCCGAAGAGAAGGCGCCTATCTGCTGAATGCTTGA